Proteins from one Mycobacterium adipatum genomic window:
- a CDS encoding amino acid ABC transporter ATP-binding protein, whose amino-acid sequence MSELVTEEASAQPEGTVKIRIEGLKKSFGDLVVLNGINTTISEGEVVCVIGPSGSGKSTFLRCLNKLEDITGGKVTVDDYDLTDPKVDLDKVRQHIGMVFQHFNLFPHMTVLENVTLAPLLTKKMDKAAAEKKARELLAQVGLAEKADVKPATLSGGQKQRVAIARALAMNPSIMLFDEATSALDPEMVGDVLEVLRQLAAGGMTMVVVTHEMGFAREVASRVIFMADGNIVEDDSPDAVFGNPKHPRLQEFLSKVL is encoded by the coding sequence ATGAGTGAGCTGGTAACCGAAGAGGCGTCCGCCCAGCCCGAAGGAACGGTCAAGATCCGCATCGAAGGACTCAAGAAGTCCTTCGGTGACCTCGTCGTGCTGAACGGCATCAACACGACCATCAGCGAGGGCGAGGTGGTCTGTGTCATCGGGCCGTCCGGCTCGGGTAAATCCACCTTCCTGCGGTGCCTCAACAAGCTGGAGGACATCACCGGCGGCAAGGTGACCGTCGACGACTATGACCTGACCGACCCGAAGGTCGACCTGGACAAGGTCCGTCAGCACATCGGCATGGTGTTCCAGCACTTCAACCTCTTCCCACACATGACGGTGCTGGAGAACGTCACGCTGGCACCGCTGCTGACCAAGAAGATGGACAAGGCAGCCGCGGAGAAGAAGGCCCGGGAGTTGCTCGCTCAGGTCGGCCTGGCGGAGAAGGCCGACGTGAAGCCCGCCACCTTGTCCGGGGGGCAGAAGCAGCGTGTCGCGATCGCGCGGGCACTGGCGATGAACCCGTCGATCATGCTGTTCGACGAGGCCACCAGCGCATTGGATCCGGAGATGGTCGGCGACGTCCTGGAGGTGCTGCGGCAGTTGGCCGCCGGCGGTATGACCATGGTCGTGGTCACTCACGAGATGGGCTTCGCGCGGGAAGTCGCCTCGCGGGTGATCTTCATGGCCGACGGCAACATCGTCGAGGACGACAGTCCCGACGCGGTCTTCGGAAATCCCAAACACCCTCGGCTGCAGGAATTCCTGTCCAAGGTGCTCTGA
- a CDS encoding sensor histidine kinase, producing the protein MVADRLWRWSLAGQAIALQILVITLIVVAGSGLALLDARQDGDAAAEAQVLGIATSLADSPSTAQAIIDGDATATLQPVTELVRRHTDIAFITIMAPDRTRYTHTDPSQIGGRYLGNIEPALHGESFTEVYTGTLGPSIRAVVPVHDADGRVIGLVAAGILQQSLAERWRQQWSVIAAVGAGALAVSLVGVWGIRRRLLRQTRGLRPDELRVMYDHHDAILHAVSEGLIVLDRNGVVLVNDEARRLLALGPGPVSVADLPEFLQAADPGVRDELHVTDERVLVVNRARVPDSGSEVVTVRDRTELQGALGELSSLQVLADSLRAQAHESANKLHTVITMVEMGRPAEAVAVATRELELSQRLVDRLSEAVSEPALVALLLGKTAQADERGIALSVTEDTQLPADVALTGQELVTVLGNLIDNAMDACDRDDPWVEVTVTQDADALRIIVADSGTGMDADEFTRAQRRGYSTKTGDGHGLGLALVAQVVHRHGGTLSTDAGYGSVVSVVIGR; encoded by the coding sequence ATGGTGGCCGACCGACTGTGGCGGTGGTCGCTGGCGGGTCAGGCCATCGCCCTGCAGATCCTGGTCATCACGCTGATCGTGGTGGCGGGCAGCGGGCTGGCCCTGCTGGACGCCCGCCAGGACGGCGACGCCGCCGCCGAGGCCCAGGTGCTGGGAATCGCCACCTCGCTGGCGGACTCCCCGTCCACGGCACAGGCGATCATCGACGGCGACGCGACGGCGACGCTGCAACCGGTCACCGAGCTGGTGCGCCGACACACCGACATCGCGTTCATCACCATCATGGCCCCCGACCGGACCCGCTACACCCACACCGACCCGAGCCAGATCGGTGGGCGCTACCTCGGCAACATCGAACCGGCCCTGCACGGTGAATCGTTCACCGAGGTCTACACCGGAACCCTGGGCCCGTCGATCCGCGCGGTGGTACCGGTCCACGACGCCGACGGCCGGGTGATCGGGCTCGTCGCCGCCGGCATCCTGCAGCAGAGCCTGGCCGAGCGGTGGCGCCAGCAGTGGTCGGTCATCGCCGCGGTGGGCGCCGGCGCACTCGCCGTGTCGCTGGTCGGGGTGTGGGGAATCCGGCGCAGGTTGTTGCGGCAGACCCGCGGGCTGCGTCCCGACGAGCTGCGGGTGATGTACGACCATCACGACGCGATCCTGCACGCGGTGTCGGAGGGCTTGATCGTGTTGGACCGCAACGGCGTGGTGCTGGTCAACGACGAGGCTCGCCGATTGCTGGCGCTGGGGCCCGGCCCGGTCTCGGTCGCCGACCTCCCGGAGTTCCTGCAGGCCGCCGATCCGGGGGTGCGCGACGAGCTGCACGTCACCGACGAGCGCGTGTTGGTGGTCAACCGGGCGAGGGTGCCCGACTCGGGCAGCGAGGTGGTGACCGTGCGGGACCGCACCGAATTGCAGGGCGCCCTCGGCGAACTGAGCTCCCTGCAGGTGCTGGCCGATTCGTTGCGCGCCCAGGCCCACGAGTCGGCCAACAAGCTGCACACCGTGATCACGATGGTCGAGATGGGCCGCCCGGCCGAGGCCGTCGCGGTGGCGACCAGGGAACTGGAACTCTCCCAACGGCTGGTGGATCGGCTGTCGGAGGCCGTCAGCGAGCCGGCCCTCGTCGCGTTGCTGCTGGGCAAGACCGCCCAGGCCGACGAACGCGGTATCGCGCTGTCGGTCACCGAGGACACCCAACTGCCCGCCGACGTCGCACTGACCGGTCAGGAATTGGTGACCGTGCTGGGTAATCTCATCGACAATGCGATGGATGCCTGTGATCGGGACGACCCGTGGGTCGAGGTGACGGTGACCCAGGACGCTGACGCGCTGCGAATCATCGTGGCCGACAGCGGTACCGGGATGGATGCCGACGAGTTCACCCGAGCGCAACGGCGGGGGTACTCGACGAAAACCGGCGACGGGCACGGTCTGGGCCTGGCGTTGGTCGCACAGGTGGTGCACCGCCACGGGGGCACGCTGAGCACCGATGCCGGCTACGGATCGGTGGTCTCGGTGGTGATCGGCCGGTGA
- a CDS encoding alpha/beta fold hydrolase, translating into MTTTLAAVTTIALALITAARSRRDHPMDHADEDVASAPLQPIPQPPAQDDRPLEYRSIAAHFAATAHSVPDRVALRTATDTVTYRELLHAAQASRPRSGDARRAAVLPAPLTPTTVATALGLFASGTPVVALDPATPQNRAQKITAILNEHGYRPWHVEVPVDLPREPDAEAQWGAGPDTDDIATIQFTSGSTGTPKAVLHPNGLWLADAQLLNDRFGLGDGRRVALCLPISFAAGLNVLIAALLGGAEIVTVDPQQHSARAAFDRIADNAAEAITCTPAFVDALHTAARGATLPAVRRIVCTGEAAHARHVRLARELAPHAVFTNWAGSTETLAIASYDIPPGALLPHGVIPVGVRAPHKQIDIDEHGAVSITSRHLALGYLDPTASAAVFTSHRDGGRTYTGGDTGRWDEQGNLVLSGRADATVKVRGYLVEPAEIESALLSYDDIREAVVVADTSAATSLAAYVAADPDARTPAVAELRTRLHRDLPAYMVPSHIVVLGALPRGDRGKIDRAALPPVSRPEFEPPRGEQESSIARLWSEVLHIEKVGRTDGFYALGGDSLSVTQMLARVTEVHGVSLNPSDLAGAPTVAEFAQKLTTSGTGVLPATTVALRPRSPNTVGEPIFCFSGAGASSLCFVPFTERVGAKTAVYALEPKGLERRAIPDLSVQAAARRHVGNLRRIQPRGPYILVGHSLGSHIALEAARLLESSGETVELLVMLDPWLSPQAAKQAGAGLPDVRVTIQETMPTDIKSWWEHQKTVPLAGLILGDHQRKTAAIEEVGIMTGLRYVPRPWSGRALVVLSHLNKDDPRLWPRIITGDLTIRHLECTHMSIVREPHIGAVVTMIEELLST; encoded by the coding sequence ATGACCACGACGCTCGCGGCAGTGACCACGATCGCGCTCGCGCTCATTACCGCCGCGCGGTCCCGCCGTGACCACCCGATGGACCACGCCGACGAGGACGTCGCGAGCGCACCGCTGCAGCCGATCCCACAGCCACCCGCGCAGGATGACCGACCGCTTGAATATCGCTCGATAGCAGCACATTTCGCGGCAACCGCCCACAGCGTTCCGGACCGGGTTGCCCTGCGCACCGCGACCGACACGGTAACCTACCGGGAACTGCTGCACGCAGCGCAGGCGTCGCGACCACGTTCTGGCGACGCTCGCAGGGCAGCGGTATTGCCCGCCCCGCTGACACCCACGACCGTCGCGACCGCGCTGGGCCTGTTCGCATCCGGGACACCGGTGGTCGCGCTGGATCCGGCGACACCTCAGAACCGGGCACAGAAGATCACCGCAATCCTCAACGAGCACGGATACCGCCCCTGGCACGTCGAGGTCCCCGTCGACCTGCCCCGGGAGCCCGATGCCGAGGCACAGTGGGGCGCCGGGCCCGACACCGACGATATCGCGACCATCCAGTTCACTTCCGGATCCACCGGCACGCCCAAGGCGGTGCTGCATCCGAATGGGTTGTGGCTCGCGGATGCCCAACTGCTCAACGACCGGTTCGGCCTCGGCGACGGTCGACGGGTCGCGCTCTGCCTGCCGATCAGCTTCGCCGCCGGTCTCAATGTGCTGATCGCCGCCCTGCTGGGCGGAGCCGAGATCGTGACGGTCGATCCGCAGCAGCATTCCGCGCGTGCGGCATTCGACCGAATCGCCGATAACGCCGCGGAGGCGATCACCTGCACACCGGCGTTCGTCGATGCCCTGCACACCGCCGCGCGTGGAGCCACCCTTCCCGCGGTGCGACGGATCGTATGCACCGGCGAGGCCGCGCATGCGCGCCACGTGCGATTGGCCCGTGAACTCGCCCCGCACGCGGTGTTCACCAACTGGGCCGGTTCCACCGAGACGCTGGCCATCGCGAGCTATGACATTCCGCCGGGCGCTCTGTTGCCGCACGGGGTGATACCCGTGGGAGTTCGGGCCCCGCACAAACAGATCGACATCGACGAGCACGGTGCGGTGTCCATCACGTCACGCCATCTCGCATTGGGCTACCTGGATCCGACGGCTTCGGCTGCCGTGTTCACCTCCCACCGCGACGGTGGCCGAACCTACACCGGCGGTGACACCGGCCGCTGGGACGAGCAGGGCAATCTGGTGTTGTCCGGCCGGGCCGACGCCACCGTCAAGGTCAGGGGTTACCTCGTGGAACCCGCCGAGATCGAATCCGCGCTGTTGAGTTACGACGATATCCGCGAAGCCGTCGTGGTGGCCGATACCAGCGCCGCCACGTCCCTGGCCGCCTACGTCGCCGCGGATCCCGACGCCCGCACGCCCGCAGTGGCCGAGTTGCGCACCCGCCTACACCGGGACCTGCCCGCCTATATGGTGCCCAGCCATATCGTGGTGCTCGGTGCCCTGCCGCGCGGCGACCGAGGCAAGATCGACCGGGCGGCGCTGCCGCCGGTGAGTCGGCCGGAATTCGAACCTCCTCGCGGAGAACAGGAATCGTCCATCGCGCGGCTGTGGTCAGAGGTGCTGCACATCGAGAAGGTCGGACGCACCGATGGCTTCTATGCGCTGGGCGGGGACTCCCTGAGCGTGACCCAGATGCTGGCCCGGGTCACCGAGGTGCACGGTGTCTCGTTGAATCCGTCGGATCTGGCAGGTGCACCGACCGTGGCCGAGTTCGCGCAGAAGCTGACGACCTCCGGTACCGGTGTCCTGCCCGCCACCACGGTCGCCCTTCGGCCGCGGTCGCCGAATACCGTTGGCGAGCCCATCTTTTGCTTCTCCGGTGCCGGCGCGTCGTCACTGTGTTTCGTACCCTTCACCGAGCGAGTCGGGGCGAAGACCGCGGTGTACGCCTTGGAGCCCAAGGGCCTGGAAAGGCGGGCGATCCCCGATCTGTCGGTGCAAGCTGCGGCCCGGCGCCACGTCGGGAACCTCCGACGGATCCAGCCACGCGGCCCCTATATTTTGGTCGGCCATTCACTGGGCTCCCATATCGCGCTGGAAGCCGCTCGTCTGCTGGAGAGCTCCGGCGAGACGGTCGAACTGCTCGTGATGCTGGACCCGTGGCTGTCACCGCAGGCGGCCAAGCAGGCGGGCGCCGGCCTGCCCGATGTGCGGGTGACGATCCAGGAGACGATGCCAACGGATATCAAATCCTGGTGGGAACACCAGAAAACGGTGCCGTTGGCGGGCTTGATCCTCGGGGACCATCAGCGCAAGACCGCGGCGATCGAAGAGGTCGGCATCATGACCGGCTTGCGCTACGTCCCGCGCCCGTGGTCCGGACGCGCGCTGGTGGTGTTGAGCCACCTCAACAAGGACGATCCCCGACTGTGGCCTCGTATCATCACCGGTGACCTGACCATCCGGCATCTGGAATGCACCCACATGTCGATCGTGCGCGAACCGCATATCGGTGCCGTGGTGACCATGATCGAGGAGTTGCTGAGCACCTGA
- a CDS encoding amino acid ABC transporter substrate-binding protein/permease — MRAETSSGCRPEPPTRPGRRLAVLLTGLLIGLFGSALLAPATASADGETYTIATDTTFAPFEFQDASGNFVGIDMDLIRAIGEDQGFNVDIKPLGFDAALQAVQANQVDGVIAGMSITDERRKVFDFSEPYFESGIQMAVLEDNEDIKSYEDLRGKRVSVKNGTQGADFANSIKDQYGFEVVSFADSSTMFDEVRTGNSVAAFEDYPVLLYAIAQGNGFKTVTPKEDPTGYGFAVNKGQNAELLQKFNAGLENLKASGRYDEILATYLGEGAATSDSSFFGLIKSTAPMLLAGLKMTIILTVSSIFFALILGVIFGLARVSRSIWLRAIGTTFVDIFRGTPLIVQAFFIYFGIPTALGFQMSAVTAGIITLSLNAGAYMTEIVRGGILSVDKGQMEAARSLGIGYLPTMRKVILPQAIRTMIPSYINQFVITLKDTSILSVLGIAELTQSGRIIIAGNYKAFEMWLIVGIIYFIVIMALTKLSDRLERRLVK, encoded by the coding sequence ATGCGAGCCGAAACGTCGTCGGGCTGTCGGCCCGAACCACCCACCAGGCCCGGGCGGCGGCTCGCAGTGTTGCTGACAGGTCTGTTGATCGGGCTGTTCGGCAGCGCCTTGCTCGCACCGGCCACCGCCTCCGCCGACGGCGAGACCTACACCATCGCCACCGACACGACCTTCGCACCGTTCGAATTCCAGGATGCCAGCGGCAATTTCGTGGGCATCGATATGGATCTGATCCGGGCGATCGGCGAGGATCAAGGCTTCAACGTCGACATCAAGCCGCTCGGCTTCGACGCGGCACTGCAGGCCGTTCAGGCCAACCAGGTCGACGGTGTCATCGCCGGCATGTCCATCACCGATGAACGGCGGAAAGTCTTCGACTTCTCCGAACCCTACTTCGAGTCCGGTATCCAGATGGCGGTGCTCGAGGACAACGAGGACATCAAGTCCTACGAGGACCTGCGCGGCAAGCGGGTCTCGGTCAAGAACGGCACCCAGGGCGCCGATTTCGCGAATTCGATCAAAGACCAGTACGGCTTCGAGGTGGTCTCGTTCGCCGACTCGTCGACGATGTTCGACGAGGTGCGAACCGGCAACTCGGTGGCGGCCTTCGAGGACTACCCCGTGCTGCTCTACGCCATCGCGCAGGGCAACGGATTCAAAACCGTGACGCCGAAGGAAGATCCGACCGGCTACGGCTTCGCCGTGAACAAGGGGCAGAACGCCGAGCTGTTGCAGAAGTTCAATGCCGGGCTGGAGAACCTCAAGGCGTCGGGTCGCTACGACGAGATCCTGGCGACCTACCTCGGTGAGGGCGCGGCCACCAGCGACAGCTCGTTCTTCGGGCTGATCAAGAGCACGGCGCCGATGCTGCTGGCGGGCCTCAAGATGACGATCATCCTGACCGTATCGTCGATCTTCTTCGCACTGATCCTCGGCGTGATCTTCGGCCTGGCCCGGGTGTCGCGGTCGATTTGGCTGCGCGCCATCGGCACCACGTTCGTCGACATCTTCCGCGGCACACCGCTGATCGTGCAGGCGTTCTTCATCTATTTCGGTATACCCACGGCATTGGGCTTTCAGATGTCGGCGGTCACCGCCGGCATCATCACCCTCTCGCTCAATGCCGGCGCCTATATGACCGAGATCGTGCGGGGTGGCATCCTGTCGGTGGACAAGGGTCAGATGGAGGCCGCGCGCAGTCTCGGCATCGGATACCTGCCGACGATGCGCAAGGTGATCCTCCCGCAGGCGATCCGCACCATGATCCCGTCCTACATCAACCAGTTCGTGATCACCTTGAAAGACACCTCGATCCTGTCGGTGCTCGGCATCGCCGAACTCACGCAGAGCGGCCGGATCATCATCGCAGGCAACTACAAGGCCTTCGAGATGTGGTTGATCGTCGGCATCATCTACTTCATCGTCATCATGGCGCTGACCAAACTCTCGGACCGACTGGAAAGGCGGCTCGTGAAATGA
- a CDS encoding methionyl-tRNA formyltransferase, whose amino-acid sequence MRIVSFGFQTWGVKTLQALIDLDHDVALAVTHPASEDSYKGIFSDSVEELAHSYDIPVHLTERVDNDTIDLVKRSEPDVIVVNSWYTWMPPELYTLPPHGTLNLHDSLLPKGTGFSPVIWSLISGESQIGLTVHRMDETLDTGDVLVQHSLPIGPNDTGTELVERGIELIPGALKEALAALESGNPQWRAQDRASRTYFHKRSERDSLIDWTWPAEDLERLVRALSDPYPAAFTFYRGERIEILAAKVSEIRYGGTPGRVIVQEGGGAVVSGPLAHRGNNLGLVITRVRSADGVEHRGDTFFRRGGYLTGQP is encoded by the coding sequence ATGCGCATCGTTTCGTTCGGCTTTCAAACCTGGGGCGTCAAGACGCTGCAGGCGCTCATCGACCTCGATCACGATGTCGCACTCGCCGTCACGCACCCGGCCAGCGAGGATTCCTACAAAGGCATCTTCTCGGATTCGGTCGAAGAGCTCGCCCACAGCTACGACATCCCGGTCCATCTCACCGAGCGCGTCGACAACGACACCATCGACCTGGTCAAGCGCTCCGAACCCGACGTCATCGTAGTCAACAGCTGGTACACCTGGATGCCGCCCGAGCTCTACACCCTGCCACCCCACGGAACGCTGAACCTGCACGACTCGCTGCTCCCGAAGGGCACCGGCTTCTCCCCCGTCATCTGGTCGCTGATCAGCGGTGAATCCCAGATCGGCCTCACGGTGCACCGGATGGACGAAACCCTGGACACCGGTGACGTTCTGGTGCAGCACTCCCTGCCGATCGGCCCGAACGACACCGGCACAGAACTGGTCGAGCGCGGTATCGAGCTGATCCCGGGCGCGCTGAAGGAAGCCCTGGCCGCCCTGGAGTCCGGCAACCCGCAGTGGCGGGCACAGGACCGGGCGTCGCGCACCTACTTCCACAAACGCTCCGAACGCGACAGCCTGATCGACTGGACCTGGCCAGCCGAGGATCTGGAGCGGCTGGTGCGGGCGCTGTCGGATCCCTACCCGGCGGCATTCACCTTCTACCGCGGCGAACGGATCGAGATTCTGGCGGCGAAGGTCTCCGAAATCCGTTACGGCGGAACGCCGGGACGCGTCATCGTGCAGGAGGGCGGCGGCGCGGTGGTGTCCGGGCCGCTGGCCCACCGCGGCAACAACCTGGGCCTGGTGATCACCCGGGTCCGGTCGGCCGACGGCGTCGAACACCGCGGCGACACGTTCTTCCGGCGCGGCGGCTACCTCACCGGCCAGCCGTGA
- a CDS encoding cation:dicarboxylate symporter family transporter, whose protein sequence is MTTSQHPSPATSPLDAPKTKRDRTHWLYIAVIIAVVAGVAVGILSPDVGKSVGVLGTMFVALIKMMIAPVIFCTIVLGIGSVRKAATVGKVGGLAFVYFLAMSTFALGIGLVVGNLLHPGEGLNVTDTAGKGAELADKAHEAGGLLDFVQGIIPTSLFSALTEGSVLQALFVALLVGFAIQGLGAAGDPILRGVEHLQKLVFKVLVMILWLAPIGAFGAIANVVGQTGWAAVGQLMTLMVGFYLTCAIFVFGVLGALLRAVAGVSIFKLVRYLAREYLLIVSTSSSESALPRLIAKMEHLGVDRSTVGVVVPTGYSFNLDGTAIYLTMASLFIAGALGDPLSVSEQIGLLVFMIVASKGAAGVTGAGLATLAGGLQAHRPDLLDGVGLIVGIDRFMSEARALTNFSGNAVATLLVGSWTKTIDRDKVDAVLAGSDPFDELTMLDDHRRPETEPASASASASERVPVTA, encoded by the coding sequence ATGACTACTTCCCAGCATCCGTCTCCGGCGACGTCGCCGCTGGACGCGCCCAAAACCAAGCGGGACCGCACCCATTGGCTCTACATCGCCGTGATCATCGCGGTTGTCGCCGGTGTCGCCGTCGGCATCCTGTCCCCCGACGTGGGCAAGAGCGTCGGCGTGCTCGGCACCATGTTCGTCGCGCTGATCAAGATGATGATCGCACCGGTGATCTTCTGCACCATCGTGCTCGGCATCGGATCGGTGCGTAAGGCTGCGACCGTCGGCAAGGTGGGCGGGCTGGCCTTCGTCTACTTCCTGGCGATGTCGACCTTCGCGTTGGGCATCGGTCTGGTCGTCGGCAACCTGCTGCACCCGGGCGAAGGGCTCAACGTCACCGACACTGCGGGTAAGGGCGCCGAACTCGCCGACAAGGCCCATGAGGCCGGCGGTCTGCTGGACTTCGTCCAGGGCATCATCCCGACATCGCTGTTCTCGGCTCTGACCGAGGGCAGCGTGCTGCAAGCGCTGTTCGTCGCGCTGCTGGTGGGTTTCGCGATCCAGGGTCTCGGTGCGGCGGGCGACCCGATCCTGCGCGGTGTCGAGCACCTGCAGAAGCTGGTCTTCAAGGTGCTGGTGATGATCCTGTGGCTGGCCCCGATCGGTGCGTTCGGTGCCATCGCCAATGTCGTCGGGCAGACCGGCTGGGCGGCGGTCGGGCAGCTGATGACGCTGATGGTCGGCTTCTACCTGACCTGCGCGATCTTCGTGTTCGGTGTGCTCGGCGCGCTGCTGCGTGCGGTGGCCGGCGTGTCGATCTTCAAGCTGGTGCGCTACCTGGCCCGCGAGTACCTGCTGATCGTGTCGACGTCCTCGTCGGAGTCGGCGCTGCCGCGCCTGATCGCCAAGATGGAGCACCTGGGCGTCGACCGCTCGACCGTCGGCGTAGTGGTTCCCACCGGCTACTCGTTCAATCTGGACGGGACCGCAATCTACCTGACGATGGCCTCGCTGTTCATCGCCGGGGCCCTGGGTGATCCTCTGAGTGTGTCCGAGCAGATCGGCCTGCTGGTGTTCATGATCGTCGCCTCCAAGGGTGCCGCCGGTGTCACCGGCGCGGGGCTGGCCACGCTGGCCGGCGGTCTGCAGGCACACCGCCCCGACCTGCTCGACGGTGTCGGCCTGATCGTCGGCATCGACCGGTTCATGTCCGAGGCCCGGGCGTTGACCAACTTCTCCGGCAACGCGGTGGCGACCCTGCTGGTCGGGTCGTGGACGAAGACGATCGACCGCGACAAGGTGGACGCCGTGCTGGCCGGGTCCGACCCGTTCGACGAACTCACCATGCTCGACGATCATCGCCGGCCAGAAACCGAGCCAGCTTCGGCTTCGGCTTCGGCTTCGGAGCGAGTCCCGGTAACGGCATAA
- a CDS encoding peptidoglycan-binding domain-containing protein, whose product MPQVRPQTGNPTWLPEALRAEGLDVTEFPGWRQRGHGTFKDIRGVMVHHTGSDRASAASIAEGRPDLAGPLSQVHIARDGTVTVVAAGVAWHAGVGMYPWVPANMGNWHLIGIECANSGTSPSAPHRRNWPDAQYFALVRCCAAINRRLGHNAARTIGHKEYAGRAQGKWDPGGIDMDLLRRDIAEQRSADIGAVPTPRPPVPVGEYADILLYRGSRGTQVAELQRRLKAAYAAYAGDLVVDGVFGVETERAVREFQRRFGGLKVDGIVGPATAAAMRLKLV is encoded by the coding sequence TTGCCACAGGTCCGACCGCAGACCGGGAATCCGACGTGGCTGCCCGAGGCGCTGCGTGCCGAAGGGCTGGACGTCACAGAGTTCCCGGGCTGGCGTCAGCGTGGGCACGGCACGTTCAAGGACATCCGCGGGGTGATGGTGCACCACACCGGCTCGGACCGGGCCAGCGCGGCGTCCATCGCCGAGGGGCGGCCCGATCTGGCTGGGCCGCTGTCCCAGGTGCACATTGCCCGGGACGGGACGGTCACCGTGGTGGCCGCGGGAGTGGCCTGGCATGCCGGCGTCGGCATGTACCCCTGGGTGCCCGCCAACATGGGCAACTGGCACCTGATCGGCATCGAATGCGCGAACAGCGGCACCAGCCCCTCGGCCCCGCATCGCCGGAACTGGCCGGATGCACAGTACTTCGCGCTGGTGCGGTGCTGCGCGGCGATCAACCGCAGACTCGGGCACAACGCGGCGCGCACCATCGGTCACAAGGAGTACGCGGGCCGGGCGCAAGGCAAATGGGATCCCGGCGGGATCGATATGGATCTGCTGCGCCGAGATATCGCCGAACAGCGCAGCGCCGACATCGGCGCGGTGCCCACCCCGCGGCCTCCGGTGCCGGTCGGCGAGTACGCCGATATCCTGCTGTATCGCGGCAGCCGGGGTACCCAGGTGGCCGAACTGCAGCGCCGGCTCAAGGCGGCCTACGCGGCCTACGCCGGGGACCTGGTGGTGGACGGCGTGTTCGGCGTCGAAACCGAAAGAGCGGTAAGGGAATTCCAGCGCCGGTTCGGCGGCCTCAAGGTCGACGGGATCGTGGGGCCGGCGACCGCCGCGGCGATGCGGCTCAAGCTCGTGTGA
- a CDS encoding DUF3060 domain-containing protein, producing the protein MNPQDDPEARIRALEPTELGTEHASSAGQGHLAPPPPPTQPWSAQQPYAPPQYGQSPYGADPYATGYAAPYPSGPSGSGFRPWMAIAPIAVVLFLFAGGAAAFFVFSNTSVPELPGISGGGDVLTDAPVAPVPPSLPTIITIPTDIAAPPSDSVPEPGSTLTISGIGVNRSVVCNDNIVIISGANNTVDITGHCTALTVSGFENVITAESAQQIAVSGFDNSVTYRTGEPGVSQSGNGNSVTRG; encoded by the coding sequence ATGAATCCGCAGGACGACCCGGAAGCCCGGATCCGTGCGCTGGAACCCACCGAACTCGGCACCGAGCACGCCAGTTCCGCCGGGCAGGGCCACCTCGCCCCGCCACCACCGCCGACCCAGCCGTGGTCCGCCCAGCAACCCTATGCTCCACCGCAGTATGGCCAAAGCCCTTATGGCGCCGATCCTTACGCCACCGGATACGCGGCGCCCTATCCCTCGGGCCCGTCCGGTTCCGGGTTCCGGCCGTGGATGGCGATCGCGCCGATCGCGGTCGTGCTGTTCCTGTTCGCCGGTGGCGCGGCGGCGTTCTTCGTGTTCTCCAACACCTCGGTGCCCGAACTCCCCGGTATCTCCGGCGGCGGCGATGTGCTGACCGACGCTCCGGTGGCTCCGGTGCCGCCCTCGTTGCCGACGATCATCACGATCCCCACCGACATCGCGGCTCCCCCGTCAGACTCCGTACCGGAACCCGGGTCCACCCTGACGATCAGCGGCATCGGCGTCAACCGATCCGTGGTCTGCAACGACAACATCGTGATCATCAGCGGCGCGAACAACACCGTCGACATCACCGGGCATTGCACAGCCCTGACGGTGTCCGGTTTCGAGAACGTCATCACCGCCGAATCCGCCCAGCAGATCGCCGTGTCCGGGTTCGACAACTCGGTCACCTACCGCACCGGCGAACCCGGGGTGAGCCAGTCCGGCAACGGTAACTCCGTGACCCGCGGTTGA